In the Ilumatobacteraceae bacterium genome, one interval contains:
- a CDS encoding TetR/AcrR family transcriptional regulator: protein MKTPPADLAERLLGASELILATSPPARFDDIAERIGVARATLYYYFSGRDDLLSFVLAEHIRRGAEIIDAATGDSPAERLRVTVSGLVRFLGEHPELCPALLGAMGSAGRMRDALEANEISIAAPLRQIVSDGMEAGEFPEGDLADVTSALMGAILMQVVSRYLRSASLDSDETIADVTAIATRVVTDSD from the coding sequence GTGAAGACGCCGCCCGCTGACCTCGCCGAGCGGCTGCTCGGCGCCAGTGAGCTGATCCTCGCCACCTCGCCGCCGGCACGGTTCGACGACATCGCCGAACGGATCGGGGTCGCTCGCGCGACGCTCTACTACTACTTCTCCGGTCGCGACGACCTGCTGTCGTTCGTGCTCGCCGAGCACATCCGTCGCGGTGCGGAGATCATCGACGCCGCGACCGGCGATTCACCGGCCGAGCGCCTCCGTGTGACCGTGTCAGGACTCGTCCGCTTCCTCGGCGAGCACCCCGAACTGTGTCCGGCGCTCCTCGGCGCCATGGGGAGCGCCGGACGGATGCGTGATGCCCTCGAGGCCAACGAGATCTCGATCGCAGCACCCTTGCGACAGATCGTCAGCGACGGCATGGAGGCCGGTGAGTTCCCCGAAGGTGATCTCGCCGACGTCACCAGCGCGCTGATGGGCGCCATCCTCATGCAGGTCGTGTCGCGCTACCTGCGCTCGGCATCACTCGACAGCGACGAGACCATCGCCGACGTCACCGCGATCGCGACGCGCGTCGTGACCGATTCCGACTGA
- a CDS encoding response regulator transcription factor: protein MIRVLVVDDDHLMRVGLIEVLGGDPELDIVGHADSGVRAVELARLTRPDIVLMDVRMPNGDGIAATKSITAELTDTRVVVLTTFDHDEYVFDALGAGASGFMLKRARPEELLDAVHLVASGDAVLAPAVTRRVIEQLGRRPRTTTPAALDVLTGREHDVFRLIATGMTNSEIGAALFIEESTVRTHVKHLFRKLQLRDRVHAVIYAYEHGVVDLPTS from the coding sequence GTCGGCTTGATCGAGGTCCTCGGCGGTGACCCCGAACTCGACATCGTCGGGCATGCCGACTCGGGGGTACGGGCCGTCGAGCTCGCCCGGTTGACCCGACCCGACATCGTGCTGATGGACGTCCGTATGCCCAACGGTGACGGAATCGCTGCGACGAAGTCGATCACGGCCGAGCTGACCGATACCCGAGTGGTCGTCCTGACGACCTTCGACCACGACGAGTACGTCTTCGATGCCCTCGGAGCCGGGGCTTCCGGCTTCATGCTCAAGCGCGCCCGACCCGAGGAGTTGCTCGACGCGGTACACCTCGTCGCGAGCGGCGATGCCGTGCTCGCCCCCGCCGTCACCCGACGTGTCATCGAACAACTCGGCCGGCGACCGCGTACGACCACTCCGGCCGCGCTCGATGTGCTCACCGGCCGCGAACACGACGTCTTCCGACTGATCGCGACCGGCATGACCAATTCGGAGATCGGGGCCGCGCTCTTCATCGAGGAATCGACGGTGCGGACCCACGTCAAACACCTCTTTCGGAAACTCCAGCTGCGCGACCGCGTCCACGCCGTCATCTACGCCTACGAGCACGGGGTCGTGGACCTCCCCACATCGTGA